The following coding sequences lie in one Thermodesulfobacteriota bacterium genomic window:
- a CDS encoding ATP-binding protein, whose protein sequence is MPLDKLFSLGTLIIILLGTCGLLPILFFVRLRLIEEAYRGLYRAWMLALFSLGFVVASIPVEILYQPYHHLLYLPAICLFIWSAVVLAKNTVSEYVLVKTSADLEEKVAEKTRNMEVAYHALQGLYAEPSTARILPHLLEHAMSITGARYGATGVVDKDGNLKEFSPRGFSEAVIENIGRMPRGKGLLGFVVEEKKVVRTDDIGSHPHSCGFPPNHPPMKTFLGVPLIGSDGDSLGFFYLTDKDGGTPFTGEDEELMKTLAAGAVGAMERLALYVDVERAKGEWEGTFDAMREIVIITDADSKILRANKAASRRLNVHIRDITGKSCSELFGGDWLRSLVTKTVETKEPRGLKVDIPVMGGSFWITTTPLRLDESGGVAALLFVMTDVTSLEEVTRLEEETKRLEEVNRFKSRLISIASHELRNPLTSIHGYVDLLVSRTVDEDTRKKWLSVIHTETTRLNRFIGEMLELSRIDANRVSLNKEPLDVDAIIREIVEPLIYRYEKHDIEVDSASPLPPVYADREKIFNIVANLMENAVKYSPDGGKVVVRVAQAGDELLISVTDEGVGVPAEDREKVFEAFYKVDSHRGLGFEEGSGIGLSVCKAFVELHGGRIWVESEEGKGSTFIFTLPLAGSAALKEDE, encoded by the coding sequence ATGCCGCTCGACAAGCTATTCTCCCTTGGAACGCTTATCATTATACTCCTGGGCACCTGCGGGCTCCTGCCCATACTCTTTTTTGTAAGGCTCAGGCTCATCGAGGAGGCCTACAGGGGACTCTACAGGGCCTGGATGCTCGCGCTCTTCTCCCTCGGCTTCGTCGTCGCCTCCATACCGGTGGAGATACTGTATCAGCCGTATCACCACCTCTTATACCTTCCGGCCATCTGTTTATTTATCTGGTCGGCGGTGGTCCTGGCAAAGAACACCGTCTCGGAGTACGTTCTTGTAAAGACGTCGGCGGACCTCGAAGAGAAGGTCGCGGAGAAGACAAGGAACATGGAGGTTGCATACCATGCGCTCCAGGGGTTGTACGCGGAGCCTTCCACCGCCAGGATCCTGCCCCACCTCCTCGAGCACGCCATGAGTATAACCGGGGCGAGGTACGGGGCCACCGGTGTCGTAGACAAAGACGGCAACTTGAAGGAGTTCAGCCCCAGGGGGTTCTCGGAAGCCGTAATAGAAAATATCGGACGCATGCCCCGGGGAAAGGGGCTGCTCGGGTTCGTTGTGGAAGAGAAGAAGGTCGTAAGGACGGACGACATCGGCTCACACCCGCACTCGTGCGGCTTTCCCCCCAACCACCCACCCATGAAGACGTTCCTCGGGGTCCCCCTTATAGGCTCAGACGGCGACTCCCTCGGCTTCTTCTACCTGACGGACAAAGACGGGGGGACCCCCTTCACGGGAGAGGACGAGGAACTCATGAAGACACTCGCGGCCGGGGCCGTGGGGGCCATGGAGAGGCTCGCGCTATACGTGGACGTAGAGAGGGCCAAGGGGGAATGGGAAGGCACCTTCGATGCCATGAGGGAGATAGTGATCATAACGGACGCGGACTCGAAGATACTCAGGGCGAACAAAGCCGCCTCAAGGAGGCTGAACGTCCACATACGGGACATAACCGGCAAGTCCTGCTCCGAGCTCTTCGGAGGGGACTGGCTCCGGAGCCTCGTCACCAAGACCGTGGAGACGAAGGAGCCCCGCGGGTTAAAAGTGGATATCCCTGTCATGGGGGGTTCCTTCTGGATTACCACTACACCGCTCCGGCTCGATGAGAGCGGCGGGGTGGCCGCGCTCCTTTTCGTCATGACGGACGTAACGTCCCTGGAAGAAGTCACCAGACTGGAAGAGGAGACGAAGAGGCTCGAGGAGGTAAACAGGTTCAAGAGCCGGCTCATATCCATAGCCTCGCACGAGCTGCGCAACCCGCTGACCTCCATCCACGGGTATGTGGACCTCCTCGTCTCCAGGACGGTGGACGAGGATACCAGGAAGAAGTGGCTCTCCGTAATCCACACCGAGACCACACGGCTGAACAGGTTCATAGGCGAGATGCTGGAACTCTCGAGGATAGACGCCAACAGGGTCTCTCTTAATAAAGAGCCCCTGGACGTGGACGCCATTATCCGCGAGATAGTGGAGCCCTTAATATACCGCTACGAGAAGCACGATATAGAGGTGGACTCGGCCTCCCCCCTCCCCCCCGTATATGCCGACAGAGAAAAAATATTTAATATTGTTGCAAACCTGATGGAAAATGCCGTAAAATACTCCCCTGACGGCGGCAAGGTGGTTGTGCGGGTGGCGCAGGCCGGGGACGAACTGCTTATAAGCGTTACGGACGAAGGGGTCGGCGTACCCGCCGAGGACAGGGAAAAGGTATTCGAGGCCTTCTACAAGGTGGACAGCCACAGGGGGCTGGGGTTTGAAGAGGGCAGCGGCATAGGGCTCTCGGTATGCAAGGCCTTCGTTGAACTACACGGCGGCAGAATATGGGTGGAAAGCGAGGAGGGGAAGGGAAGCACCTTCATCTTTACCCTCCCCCTTGCGGGGAGTGCCGCGCTTAAGGAGGATGAATGA